Sequence from the Vicia villosa cultivar HV-30 ecotype Madison, WI unplaced genomic scaffold, Vvil1.0 ctg.000460F_1_1, whole genome shotgun sequence genome:
TCACGTGTTTCCCTTAATTAATAAGAGTACAAACCACTTAAGATTAAGATATTTACTCAATTAAACTTCTTACAACTCAACACTTTCTTAGCTCTTTGAGCTAAACCCtttcattcaaatttcaaactcTAGCAATAGTCTCCACCACCACGAAACTGGCTCTGCAGATTATTCCCTAACGATCCCATTCCATGAAACTCATCAAGCTCTTGCTGCAAAAAACTTGATCTACTCATTGACTCATCATCATCTCCAACCCCGAGAAAATCTCTTGTAAAACCCATTTGGTTTTTGTCATTTGGCCTCAAACTTGAATCATGTAAATATccatttgttgttgttcttgtctCTCTATCCACCAACATCATCACATGGTCCAAACTCTTGGTACCATTCACAGTCCCAAATGAGTCATTTAATGCATACTCACCTCCAAAATTGCTTCTGCTACTTCCTTCCAAATTCACCAACTCATTCAAGTCTTCACtttcatgatgatgatgatgatgatgaccttGTTTGTAGAATTTGTCAACAATGCTAAAGTGGTTCACATTGTTGAAGAGTGTgtcgttgttgttgctgttgttgtcaTTAGTAATACCTGTCCTTGTAGATCCCATTTGAGATTCTGTCTCCAACAGTGACGTTGTCGTTGCTGCTGCTGACATGTGATTTGATCCTCTTTCTTGATTCTGGTTACTACTCAAGTACAATGAGCTTATTACACTATGAGACaaatctttgttttcttcttcctCTTGCTTCATTACTCCGTGTAGCATCATCGGCGAagatagattattattattattactattataattCAACCACTGCATCTGTGTCTGTGTCTGCGTCTGCGTCTGTGCCTGTGATCCAAACACGTCCATTGTTTGCATAACATCTGATGAACTAGGATGAAGTTGCTGAAAATTTGATTGCTCTAGTGCTGGCCATAATGATGACGATGTTCCTGAACCAACAAACTCTGAGTGAAACTGAAAGCCAGGAAAAATTTGAGGGATCCTTGGAGTTTGAGTAATACTTGTGAAATGATCATTATGAAAAATTCTTGGAACTGTTGGTATTGATATCTTTGCACTTTGTTCAGTCAAGACTTCACAAAAAGCTCTATGTGTTATGAAGCTGTCCCTCCTGGTTTGTTAGCAATAGTCAacacaaataataaatatatgaatGAATTATAGTTGAACATCATTAAGAACACTCATTTATTACTTATTCCAAACAAATATTCCTTCCATTAAAATCATCATGGTTGGATAGATTGACTGAAACACGGACACCATAAATACGAAACTGAATAAATGAAATATAATCACAAATGTCTGTATAGTATCGGTTTCAGTTACAGACACTAACTCAGACACATTTTTTTCCAGAGGTATCGGTGATATAGATGATTAAACTAAACAATTCTTTTAGTGTTTGGAATCTCTATCGAGATTACTACAGAAACGGTTGAATCATTGGATCTTGGTTTAGAAAATGTAAATGTTTTCTATGTGAAATCCAATGGTTTTACCGTTTCTGCAATACTGAAAGTGAAAGATGTATAGTAAATATATATACCTGGAGAAAATTGTGCCGCAATCACATTTGTATTCTCTAGTTCCACAAATTTTGCTATGAGCTTTCCAATCAGATTGAACTGCATATTTCTTGTTACACTTTTCACACTTCCACTTCTTCTCACCATGTTTTCTACTATAATGTTTCTTTATTCCTGTCAAATCTCCCAAAGCTCTAGAAGGTTCATGGTGCACACAGCTCTTCTCAGGACACACATAAACCTTCTTCCGAATTTGATCCTTGTTAGCTCTTTGCTTCAGCTTCCATGGCAAATTATGTCCGCGCCGATGAAGCTGCAAATTCTGGTCTCTTTGGAATCCCTTGTTGCAGATTTCACACAAGAAACGGTTCGTCGCCATCAAGGATTTCGGCGACATGGCTATCACTTCTGAATCTGGATCTGGTGTTCCAGGTAGGTTTCTTTTTTTCTTAGATGgatttggattagggttttggttttggtttaggttttgaaGATGGTTTGATGAAGAAGCTCTCATGGTGTTGGAATGAGGTGAAACTGAAAAGGGTTGTTTGGACATCATTTTAGAATTGGAGAAAAATTGTGTGTCCTAAACTAGATAGAACTATAGCAAATTCCAAAACTAAAAGTAGTTTGAAGTTGGAAAGTACTtccaaaacaaaagagaaaaacaaaaaaagcTGTGTGCTACTAGAAAAAAAGCACTTAATTAGCTAGCAACTTGATGATGCTTGTGCTTGTGCTAAGAAAATATAATATCTAGCTATAGATAGATTTTCTCATTAACTTGAGAGTTGAATATCTCAATCTCATAAGAAATTGAAGTAGGGTTTTACTACAAGAGAGAAGAGAATAATATAAAAGAAATGTTGGTTTCTTAACTTGTTATGTTTCTTTCTCTACTTATCTAACGCGGCTGCTCTTGGAGTCGGTCAGAGGGACCACTTTCTGgtcacttctctctctctctctctaaatcaTTTTCACATTCTCTCTCTATAAATAGTTGCTAAGTAGTAGTACTAACTACTAAGTAGCCAATTAAGATGCATTAGTGGTGTAAGAAACACTGTTTCTGTTTGTAAGCAAAGAAAATTCATAATTTAAGTTGACTGCTGATCTTGAGAAGATTTAAGTTGACTGAGCTTGAGAAGTAGTACAGAAGACACGCATAGCCTTACAATTTGATGTATTGAGAGTCTTATAttagatgatttttattttacaagGAAGGAAATTTGAAATTATCTTGAAAGAAAAGTTGTTTTTGTAAAGTTGAGTAGTTACACACAACTCAAATTCTTAAATGATATACACCAAGCACTCAATCTAGCGGTGAATTTCCTAGGTTGGAGGTGGTTTATGATTTAGCATATTGTGATCggatcaattttaaaattttggagtGATATAGTGTTTATATGTAAAATGGTGACAGCGAATAGCGCATGTTGTAGAAGATATGAATATTTTCTAGTTTAAAAACGATATTTTAGTAGGTATGTAGAGAATTCATGTACGTTCTTCTCTGTCTGATTCAAAAATTTTATCAAACATTCGAGTTAAAAGTCTTCGATTTCCTTTGGGTATGTTCATGCTATTCAACGGAGTTTAGTGTCGTTTTTATTTGATTCTTGATTGGAGGAATCTAACTAGTGATCTTTTCGGGTGCTTTTGATATTAACCTTCATTgtagtaatttttctttttttttttgtttggctTCCCTTGGTATTTTTTGttagtgttttgatttttttaaattttttattgttttggtaTTTCTTGTACCGCTTCTAAATTTATTGCGAAGTATTATAAACTTATTTgcttttaagtattttttaaagaaaatgaaatataatttattaaactaTACTACTTTTATTCTTAAATATAGGACATTTTTATGTAAATTAAGAATTAAAAGACTAAATATGATATTAAATTTGTTGACAAGATTTACGGTCTTactgtttttgtttttataaaagagaatttattaatatttatataagagTACTTATTATatagatgaaaaaaaaaactatatatttagagtcatctttattaaaaaaaaaaaattaacacaacTTAAAATTTGAAGAGGCTTTCAtatattaaaacaatttaaaaaagtttaagaagatctttgaaaaaaaaaaacaattaattttacaGCATAAGTTCAAGTAATTAAGGTGAAACACTCAATGaagattgaaaaatattaaaatctccTATCCTGTTGTAAATAACATGCTAACGGAGTAATATAtttgttttgtaaaaaaaaattaaaagaacttGCCATTAGCTATGTAAAAATTATGTCGACAACTAGTGTGGACCCAAAGTATAAGATTTTAGCTGGTTTCAACATTCAAAGATACTTTCTAGATTGATGAgagattaatttatataaaataaatatttagttttatTCTTAAGAATCTAGTTACAATATTGGTCTACACAAAATCTTTGTGAGTTTAGAAAAAAGCGAAAATGAAGACTTAAAAgagattaaatttttaaataatattcatataaaataagaaatgtatatttataatcaatatattttaataataaaaatattataacataaaattttttaatatatatatatatatatatatatatatatatatatatatatatatatatatatatatatatatatatatatatatatatatatatatatatttgttgtaTTCGGGGGAGTATCAATTGTGCTCAATTTCCAATACACAATTGCTTATAAAAAACAAGTATACAAATAAaaatggggacaacttctctacccatcacaaaaaattgggtagtgtacctccaaccaatcacatgatttcatctcatt
This genomic interval carries:
- the LOC131628525 gene encoding zinc finger protein BALDIBIS-like, translated to MMSKQPFSVSPHSNTMRASSSNHLQNLNQNQNPNPNPSKKKRNLPGTPDPDSEVIAMSPKSLMATNRFLCEICNKGFQRDQNLQLHRRGHNLPWKLKQRANKDQIRKKVYVCPEKSCVHHEPSRALGDLTGIKKHYSRKHGEKKWKCEKCNKKYAVQSDWKAHSKICGTREYKCDCGTIFSRRDSFITHRAFCEVLTEQSAKISIPTVPRIFHNDHFTSITQTPRIPQIFPGFQFHSEFVGSGTSSSLWPALEQSNFQQLHPSSSDVMQTMDVFGSQAQTQTQTQTQMQWLNYNSNNNNNLSSPMMLHGVMKQEEEENKDLSHSVISSLYLSSNQNQERGSNHMSAAATTTSLLETESQMGSTRTGITNDNNSNNNDTLFNNVNHFSIVDKFYKQGHHHHHHHESEDLNELVNLEGSSRSNFGGEYALNDSFGTVNGTKSLDHVMMLVDRETRTTTNGYLHDSSLRPNDKNQMGFTRDFLGVGDDDESMSRSSFLQQELDEFHGMGSLGNNLQSQFRGGGDYC